CGGCATCAAGTACGTCAAGGGCAACTTCTGGCCCGCGGTTCGGTTCACGGATCTGGATGACCTGAACCGGCAGGCACTGGCGTGGTGTGATACCGTGGCCAACGTCCGCATCCACGGCACCACCCATGAGCGGCCCGTGGACCGGTTGGCGATCGAACGAGGGGCCTTGCGGCCGTTGCCCCCGCAGGAGCGGCTGAGGCCCTGGCTGCGCGAGCAGCGACAGGTGGGCCGGGACGGTTACGTGCAGTGGGAACGGGCGTGGTACGGCCTGCCGTGGCCCTGGCGGCCCGGCCAGCTCGTCCAGGTCCAGCCGGGCGAGGGCGTGGTCGAGCTCTGGGTCGGTGACCAGCGGGTGGCGGTGCATCCCCGGGCCCTCCGGCCGGGCCAGCGCTTCACGCACCCGCAGCAGTGGGCGGGGTTGTCCGCGAAGAGTGGCCGCCCGCGGCCGGAGCCCCGGGCGGTGCAATGGCCCACGGTGGAAGTCGAGCGACGGTCTTTGAGCACCTACGGGGCTCTGGTCGAGGCGGTGAGTCGGCGATGATCGCCCTGGAGAAGGCCCGGCAGTACCTGGAGCAGCTGGGCTTGAGCCACGCGGCGGCGGTTCTCGAAAGCCGCCTGGAGGCCGCCGCCCAGAAGCAGCTCCCCTACCCCGACTTCCTCGTGGACCTGCTGGGCCTCGAGGCGGCGGCGCGCCGGGAGCGCTACCTGCGGACACGGACACGACTGGCGCATTTGCCCTTTCACCGCACCCTGGAGCAGTTCGACTTCGGGTTCCAGCCGTCCGTCGACGAGCGCCAGATTCGCGAGCTGGCTACCCTCGCCTTCGTCGCCGACGCCGCCAATGTGATCTTCCTCGGACCACCAGGCGTGGGCAAAACCCACCTGAGTGTGGCTCTCGGGATCAAGGCGATCGAGGCCGGCTATGGGGTGTACTTCGTGCGGGCTCACGAGCTGCTCGAAGACCTGCGCCGCGCCCAAGCCGAGCACCGACTCGACCGGCGCATGCGAGTCTACCTGGCCCCCAAGGTGCTGATCATCGACGAATTCGGGGTCTGGCCCTACGACCGGGCTGCGGCGACCGCCCTGTTCGCCTTGATCTCGGCCCGTTATGAACGGGGCAGCATCATCTTGACCAGTAACAAGGGCTTTGCCGAGTGGGGCGAAGTGTTGGGTGATTCGGTGATCGCCACCGCCATCCTCGACCGGTTGCTTCACCACAGCCACGTCATCAACATCCGGGGCGAGAGCTACCGGCTTCGGGAGAAGAAGCGGGCAGGACTGTTCGGCGGGACCCCACCCCGAAGGGAGGTGATGCCACAGGACGGCTCTGCGGAGTAAGTGACCCAAAGGGGTGGGTCAGTTTCCAACCGGCGCCAAGTGGGTCACTTCTAGGTCGGCGTTGACATCAATCCTCACCCGGCCTTTCGGCCGGGTGTGACGGAACTCGAAACTGTAGAGGACCCGACCGGTCAGGGTTTCAATCCTCACCCGGCCTTTCGGCCGGGTGTGACCCCGCATTTCCGGTCCAATCCCATCCCTCCCACTAAGTTTCAATCCTCACCCAGCCTTTCGGCCGGGTGTGACGCCGCCGCTGTAGAGCCCCATGGCCGACAACGCCAGTTTCAATCCTCACCCGGCCTTTCGGCCGGGTGTGACGCCCACAGCTCTTGTCCAAAGAAGTAGCCGAGGAACGTTTCAATCCTCACCC
The sequence above is drawn from the Thermaerobacter sp. FW80 genome and encodes:
- the istB gene encoding IS21-like element helper ATPase IstB, producing MIALEKARQYLEQLGLSHAAAVLESRLEAAAQKQLPYPDFLVDLLGLEAAARRERYLRTRTRLAHLPFHRTLEQFDFGFQPSVDERQIRELATLAFVADAANVIFLGPPGVGKTHLSVALGIKAIEAGYGVYFVRAHELLEDLRRAQAEHRLDRRMRVYLAPKVLIIDEFGVWPYDRAAATALFALISARYERGSIILTSNKGFAEWGEVLGDSVIATAILDRLLHHSHVINIRGESYRLREKKRAGLFGGTPPRREVMPQDGSAE